Proteins encoded together in one Bradyrhizobium sp. PSBB068 window:
- a CDS encoding SRPBCC domain-containing protein produces MDARVNKTLKITTPSDFEFAMTRQFDAPRRFVFDAMTKPEYLVRWLGCETLVMPVCEVDLRVGGAYRFVFRSSEGIEHELAGTYREVVRPERLAFGETFSMPGFTSEEYLVISTFVEEAGTTTLTTTIRHPTKEARDGHLNSGIDKGVAPAYDRLAEVVAEMG; encoded by the coding sequence GTGGACGCACGCGTGAATAAGACGCTGAAGATCACCACCCCGTCGGATTTCGAATTCGCGATGACGCGGCAGTTCGACGCGCCGCGGCGCTTCGTGTTCGATGCGATGACCAAGCCGGAATATCTGGTGCGCTGGCTTGGCTGCGAGACCCTCGTGATGCCGGTGTGCGAGGTCGACCTGCGCGTCGGCGGCGCCTATCGGTTCGTGTTCCGCTCGTCCGAGGGCATCGAGCATGAACTCGCCGGCACCTATCGCGAGGTGGTGCGCCCCGAGCGGCTGGCGTTCGGCGAGACCTTCTCGATGCCGGGCTTCACCAGCGAGGAATATCTCGTCATCTCGACCTTCGTCGAGGAAGCCGGCACCACCACGCTGACCACCACCATCCGCCATCCCACCAAGGAGGCGCGTGACGGCCATCTCAACTCCGGCATCGATAAGGGCGTCGCGCCCGCCTACGACCGGCTCGCCGAGGTGGTTGCCGAGATGGGCTGA
- a CDS encoding YciI family protein, with the protein MLYAILCYHDEDLVGSWSKEHDASVMQKLSVVQDKLAKQGKLGPVARLLPTTAATTLRKENPPLVLDGPFAETKEQLLGFYLVEGKNLDEVLDIARDLGEANPGGTYEIRPVGYFTPGDAKP; encoded by the coding sequence ATGCTGTACGCCATTCTCTGCTATCATGACGAAGACTTGGTCGGCTCCTGGAGCAAGGAGCACGACGCCTCGGTCATGCAGAAACTGTCCGTCGTGCAGGATAAGCTCGCCAAGCAGGGCAAGCTCGGCCCGGTGGCGCGGCTGTTGCCGACCACCGCGGCGACCACGCTGCGCAAGGAAAACCCGCCGCTGGTGCTGGACGGCCCGTTCGCCGAAACCAAGGAGCAGCTGCTCGGCTTCTACCTGGTCGAGGGCAAGAATCTCGACGAGGTGCTCGATATCGCGCGCGACCTCGGCGAGGCCAATCCCGGCGGCACCTATGAGATCCGTCCGGTCGGCTACTTCACTCCGGGGGACGCAAAGCCGTGA
- a CDS encoding glutathione S-transferase N-terminal domain-containing protein, whose amino-acid sequence MDLYFSPLACSMATRVALYEAGQPANYLEVDPKTKQVRNDGSDFSKVNPLGLVPTLRTDDGVVLTENAAILQYVADQFPRAGLGTASNAERSKLHQWLCFIGTELHKGLFLPLLDKKAPPEAKSYALEKYVSRLDYVEDHLKGRDYLLDHFSVADAYLVTVINWTMATPPIELAKWPALKAYYERLRARPSVAKAVAEEFELYKAEIARHKAAA is encoded by the coding sequence ATGGATCTTTATTTCTCGCCGCTCGCGTGCTCGATGGCGACCCGCGTCGCGCTCTATGAAGCCGGCCAGCCGGCCAACTATCTCGAGGTCGATCCGAAGACCAAGCAGGTACGCAACGACGGCTCCGACTTCAGCAAGGTCAACCCGCTTGGCCTGGTGCCGACGCTGCGCACCGACGACGGCGTGGTGCTGACCGAGAACGCCGCGATCCTGCAATATGTCGCCGACCAGTTCCCGCGGGCCGGCCTCGGCACCGCGTCGAACGCCGAACGTTCGAAGCTGCATCAATGGCTGTGCTTCATCGGCACCGAGCTGCACAAGGGCCTGTTCCTGCCGCTGCTCGACAAGAAGGCGCCGCCGGAGGCCAAGTCCTATGCACTGGAGAAATACGTCTCGCGGCTCGACTATGTCGAGGACCATCTGAAGGGCCGCGACTACCTGCTCGATCATTTCAGCGTCGCCGACGCCTATCTCGTCACGGTGATCAACTGGACCATGGCGACGCCGCCGATCGAGCTCGCGAAATGGCCGGCGCTGAAGGCCTATTACGAACGCCTGCGCGCCCGGCCTTCGGTGGCGAAGGCGGTCGCGGAAGAATTCGAGCTCTACAAGGCTGAGATCGCGCGGCACAAGGCGGCGGCGTAA
- a CDS encoding TetR/AcrR family transcriptional regulator → MVQKSKKPPSTAKIAAPVAPKRRGRPRAYEPDVALGKALDLFRRDGFAATSLDDLSAATGMNRPSLYGAFGDKRELYIKSYQRYRDDARAAMADIFRDDAPLRERLERIYRIALDIYLSGESGPRGCFTVMTAASEAVSDPDIRSMVLEGLTELDKAFGICFRHAKERGELPEGADPAALAHLASATIHTIAIRARARVPRGELEAIVKGAVDLMCRAQ, encoded by the coding sequence ATGGTACAAAAAAGTAAGAAGCCACCATCTACTGCCAAAATTGCAGCACCCGTTGCGCCGAAGCGGCGCGGGCGGCCGCGCGCCTATGAGCCGGATGTCGCCCTCGGCAAGGCGCTCGATCTGTTCCGCCGCGATGGCTTTGCCGCGACCTCGCTCGATGATCTGAGCGCCGCGACCGGCATGAACCGGCCGAGCCTCTATGGCGCGTTCGGCGACAAGCGCGAGCTCTACATCAAGAGCTACCAGCGCTATCGCGATGACGCGCGCGCCGCGATGGCCGACATCTTCCGCGACGATGCGCCGTTGCGCGAGCGGCTGGAGCGCATCTATCGCATCGCGCTCGACATCTATCTCTCCGGCGAGTCCGGCCCGCGCGGCTGCTTCACGGTGATGACGGCAGCCTCGGAGGCGGTGTCGGATCCCGATATCCGCAGCATGGTGCTGGAGGGCCTAACCGAGCTCGACAAGGCGTTCGGCATCTGCTTCCGCCATGCCAAGGAGCGCGGCGAGCTGCCTGAGGGCGCCGACCCGGCGGCGCTGGCGCACCTTGCATCCGCCACCATCCACACGATCGCGATCCGTGCCCGTGCCCGCGTGCCGCGCGGGGAACTCGAGGCGATCGTGAAGGGGGCCGTCGACCTGATGTGCCGGGCCCAATAG
- a CDS encoding dihydrofolate reductase, whose translation MGKVRTSAFSVSIDGFGAAPRQSLENPFGEGGMVLPGWFLQTRTFRQTFGQDGGSTGLDDEIARKSMENIGAWILGRNMFGPIRGPWPDESWKGWWGPNPPYHTPTYVLTHHARPDIQMEGGTTFHFVTSGIHVALERARAVAGDKDIRVGGGVSLVRQFLEARLLDEVQLALSPVLLGAGENLFAGLDLPALGYAVVSQVASPNATHVTFARQS comes from the coding sequence ATGGGAAAAGTCAGGACTTCAGCATTCTCGGTCTCGATCGACGGATTTGGCGCGGCACCGCGTCAGAGCCTCGAAAATCCATTCGGCGAAGGCGGCATGGTGTTGCCCGGCTGGTTCCTCCAGACCCGGACATTCCGCCAGACCTTCGGCCAGGACGGCGGCAGCACCGGGCTCGATGACGAGATCGCGCGCAAGTCGATGGAAAATATCGGCGCCTGGATCCTCGGGCGGAATATGTTCGGCCCAATCCGCGGGCCGTGGCCGGACGAGTCCTGGAAAGGCTGGTGGGGCCCCAATCCGCCGTATCACACGCCGACCTATGTGCTGACCCATCATGCGCGGCCCGACATCCAAATGGAAGGCGGCACCACGTTTCACTTCGTGACGTCAGGCATTCACGTCGCGCTTGAGCGCGCGCGCGCGGTTGCCGGGGACAAGGACATCCGGGTCGGCGGCGGCGTGTCGCTGGTGCGCCAGTTCCTGGAAGCGCGCCTGCTCGACGAGGTGCAGCTGGCGCTATCGCCGGTGCTGCTCGGCGCCGGTGAGAATCTGTTCGCAGGCCTCGACCTGCCTGCGCTCGGTTACGCCGTCGTCTCGCAGGTCGCGAGCCCGAACGCGACCCACGTCACCTTCGCGCGCCAATCCTAA
- a CDS encoding RNA polymerase sigma factor, producing the protein MSVTDTAWIDAALTSARPQAVGALLRYFRNLDTAEEAFQNACLRALKSWPQNGPPRDPASWLIMVGRNVAIDDIRRSKKQEALPDDDRAISDLDDAEDEIAERLDGSHYRDDILRLLFICCHKDLPATQQIALALRIVSGLTVKQIARAFLVSEAAMEQRITRAKTRVADANVPFETPGAVERSERLASVAAMIYLIFNEGYSASGDTAEIRSPLCEEAIRLARLLLRLFQSEPEIMGLTALLLLQHARAAARFDADGQVILLDDQDRGLWNQKLIAEGIALIDKAMRHRKSGPYQVQAAIAALHARAEKPEDTDWAQIDLLYGALEVMQPSPVITLNRAVAVSKVKGPEAALEMIEPLAPRLANYFHYFGVRGAFLMQLGRNEEARVAFDRAIALANTTAEAAHIRMHIDRLMRDSQPRNAKAK; encoded by the coding sequence GTGAGCGTGACCGACACCGCCTGGATCGATGCCGCGCTGACGTCAGCGCGTCCCCAGGCGGTCGGCGCATTGCTGCGCTACTTCCGCAATCTCGATACCGCCGAGGAAGCCTTCCAGAATGCCTGCCTGCGGGCGCTGAAGAGCTGGCCGCAGAACGGCCCGCCGCGCGATCCGGCGTCGTGGCTGATCATGGTCGGCCGCAATGTCGCGATCGACGACATCAGGCGCAGCAAGAAGCAGGAAGCGTTGCCCGACGACGACCGGGCGATCTCCGACCTCGACGATGCCGAGGACGAGATCGCCGAGCGGCTCGACGGCTCGCACTACCGCGACGACATCCTGCGGCTGCTGTTCATCTGCTGTCACAAGGACCTGCCGGCGACCCAGCAGATCGCGCTGGCGCTGCGCATCGTCTCCGGCCTCACGGTAAAGCAGATCGCGCGCGCCTTCCTGGTCTCGGAAGCAGCCATGGAGCAGCGCATCACGCGGGCCAAGACGCGCGTCGCCGACGCCAATGTGCCGTTCGAGACGCCGGGCGCGGTCGAGCGCAGCGAGCGGCTCGCCTCGGTCGCGGCGATGATCTATCTGATCTTCAACGAGGGCTACTCGGCGAGCGGCGACACCGCCGAGATCCGCTCGCCGCTGTGCGAGGAGGCGATCAGGCTCGCCCGCCTGCTGCTGCGGCTGTTCCAGAGCGAGCCGGAGATCATGGGGCTGACCGCGCTGCTGTTGTTGCAGCACGCCCGCGCCGCCGCGCGCTTCGATGCGGACGGCCAGGTGATCCTGCTCGACGACCAGGACCGCGGCCTGTGGAACCAGAAGCTGATCGCGGAGGGGATCGCGCTGATCGACAAGGCGATGCGCCACCGCAAGAGCGGGCCCTATCAGGTGCAGGCCGCGATCGCCGCCCTGCACGCCCGCGCGGAAAAGCCCGAGGATACCGACTGGGCCCAGATCGACCTGCTTTACGGTGCGCTCGAGGTCATGCAGCCGTCGCCGGTGATCACGCTCAACCGCGCGGTTGCGGTCTCCAAGGTGAAGGGGCCGGAAGCCGCGCTCGAGATGATCGAGCCGCTGGCGCCGCGGCTTGCAAACTACTTCCATTATTTCGGCGTGCGCGGCGCCTTCCTGATGCAGCTCGGCCGCAACGAGGAAGCCCGCGTCGCCTTCGACCGCGCCATCGCGCTCGCCAACACCACAGCCGAAGCCGCCCACATCCGCATGCATATCGACCGCCTGATGCGCGACAGCCAGCCGCGCAATGCGAAGGCGAAGTAG
- a CDS encoding winged helix-turn-helix transcriptional regulator yields the protein MPLDPLSSTFAALADPTRRAILARLALGETSVMELAEPFDMSLPAISKHLKVLEHAGLISRGREAQWRPCRIAPDSFKQVDGWLGNFRRFWDESFNRLDGLLEEMKAEEAAKAPPRNTRKIRVKEKQRGRTRE from the coding sequence ATGCCGCTGGACCCCCTCAGTTCGACCTTCGCGGCGCTGGCCGATCCGACCCGGCGCGCGATCCTGGCGCGGCTCGCGCTCGGCGAGACCTCGGTGATGGAGCTGGCGGAGCCGTTCGACATGAGCCTGCCGGCAATCTCCAAGCACCTGAAGGTGCTGGAGCATGCCGGGCTGATCTCGCGCGGGCGCGAAGCGCAGTGGCGGCCGTGCCGGATCGCGCCCGACTCGTTCAAGCAGGTCGATGGCTGGCTCGGAAATTTCCGCCGCTTCTGGGATGAGAGCTTCAACCGCCTCGATGGCCTGCTCGAGGAGATGAAGGCGGAGGAGGCCGCAAAGGCTCCGCCGCGCAACACCCGTAAAATCAGAGTAAAGGAGAAGCAACGTGGACGCACGCGTGAATAA
- a CDS encoding glyoxylate/hydroxypyruvate reductase A has protein sequence MGKGALALLINGGSENWSSARWKARFDAVCPDRPVVLLPDGALDPAEVHYAAVWKPKPGELAAFKNLRVIFNLGAGVDALMADRSLPDVPLVRVAVSDLTGRMTEYVVLHVLMHHRQEPYLRESQRLKRWAPDYQWAANAITVGVMGLGTLGAAAAQALRALGFRVVGWSRSEKRIDGIACYHGADGLDAFLRATNILVCLLPLTPDTRHVLNRDAFAKLNRNSPLGAPVIINAGRGGLQNEADILRALDDGTLGAASLDVYETEPLPQDSPFWSHPKVVLTPHNAADTDADDISKYVAAQIARFEQNGELENVVDRKRGY, from the coding sequence ATGGGCAAGGGCGCATTGGCGCTGCTGATCAATGGCGGCTCGGAAAACTGGTCGTCGGCGCGCTGGAAGGCGCGGTTCGACGCGGTCTGCCCCGACCGCCCCGTCGTGCTGCTGCCGGACGGCGCGCTGGACCCCGCCGAGGTGCACTATGCCGCAGTGTGGAAGCCGAAGCCGGGCGAGCTCGCCGCGTTCAAGAACCTGCGCGTCATCTTCAACCTCGGCGCCGGCGTCGACGCGCTGATGGCCGACCGCTCGCTGCCCGACGTGCCGCTGGTGCGCGTTGCGGTCTCCGACCTCACCGGCCGGATGACCGAATATGTCGTGTTGCACGTGCTGATGCATCACCGCCAGGAGCCGTACTTGCGCGAGTCGCAGCGATTGAAGCGCTGGGCGCCGGATTATCAATGGGCCGCGAACGCGATCACCGTCGGCGTGATGGGGCTCGGCACGCTCGGCGCGGCCGCCGCGCAGGCGCTGCGCGCGCTCGGCTTCCGCGTCGTCGGCTGGAGCCGCAGCGAGAAGCGGATCGACGGCATCGCATGCTACCACGGCGCCGACGGACTCGACGCGTTCCTGCGCGCGACCAACATCCTGGTCTGCCTGCTGCCGCTGACACCGGACACGCGCCATGTGCTGAATCGCGATGCGTTCGCGAAGCTGAACCGCAACAGCCCGCTCGGCGCACCCGTGATCATCAATGCCGGCCGCGGCGGATTGCAGAACGAGGCGGATATCCTCCGCGCGCTCGACGACGGTACGCTGGGTGCCGCCTCGCTCGACGTCTACGAGACCGAACCGCTGCCGCAGGACAGCCCGTTCTGGAGCCATCCGAAGGTGGTGCTGACGCCGCACAATGCCGCCGACACCGACGCCGACGATATCTCGAAATACGTCGCGGCACAGATCGCGCGCTTCGAGCAAAACGGGGAGCTGGAGAACGTGGTCGATCGCAAGCGGGGGTATTAG